CTTTCAGGCAGTTCATTCAGCCAGACATGTACATCCTCCTGATCAAGCTTACTGATTATGATTTCTTCACCTGAAGGGGGGGATTCATTGGCATCATACAGCTGCTCTTGTTTATTCTGTAGCCGCCGTTCCCTCGCTTTTTTCTCCAGATAATCATATCCAACCCGTGTAAGGACTCTATGAAGCCAGGCACCCAGCGCCGCTGGATCATCTGGTGGATTACGGTACAATCTCAGAAATACTTCTTGCGCTAAGTCATCCGCTGCCGATTCATCGCGTACCAAAGCGGCAAGCTTACGTCTGACAACAGGATGATGTTCGTAAAATAATGCTTTAAAAATTTCAGATTCCGGAATTTCCATTCTGTAAAGCCTCCTTATCAGCTGCAGCTATAAGTAAGACGACCGTCAGCGCATTTTTGTATCATAAATCTT
This window of the Paenibacillus sp. FSL R10-2734 genome carries:
- a CDS encoding sigma-70 family RNA polymerase sigma factor, coding for MEIPESEIFKALFYEHHPVVRRKLAALVRDESAADDLAQEVFLRLYRNPPDDPAALGAWLHRVLTRVGYDYLEKKARERRLQNKQEQLYDANESPPSGEEIIISKLDQEDVHVWLNELPERDRQALLLRYSGYSYVEIAGELGVRPPVVGTLLHRATEKLRQNATKAIPQTK